A region from the Bactrocera dorsalis isolate Fly_Bdor chromosome 1, ASM2337382v1, whole genome shotgun sequence genome encodes:
- the LOC125780330 gene encoding LOW QUALITY PROTEIN: uncharacterized protein LOC125780330 (The sequence of the model RefSeq protein was modified relative to this genomic sequence to represent the inferred CDS: deleted 1 base in 1 codon), whose amino-acid sequence MRELNKVILVYNTDLAAEPTEYIARCNNVLHLQLIIKSNRNEIQEEDIISIPTDILYKHNQLETLTLSVQGLTNQYLSLQNLTQTFFKNFTALRQLDLAGNNIKMLDANIFAALTKLNCLNLSRNEIRELPESLFANQRELLILDLSHNSLIYLTPHLFDQTPWLWQLKLGGNQLHDTTNIMENLKPLHYLHRLDVSQNQLQTIWSTETAVNRTPSLLTNFLYSYKGMTLDLADGLKYIIKVQPEIYEGGKINSTVINLSGNRLREITLDWLVAASISCPFEINLEHNLIENIFALQNFFSATADCAPEIKMTGNPIVCDCKFAWVYSENYRSLFNGLQCIQTSTKLVKDLAQLERKELCAWKPVMCPSECNCYTQFEFLHISCKGAQHIEQLPRPEQVGLKSSVLDISNNNYIVLPLNTTFGYGNVSQLNASSNKITSINISQLPTNLTVLDLRNNRLNSLNDEFLRTYLNESTKLQFLYLSENPWFCDCSTLQLLHTIRTHRTRIPDADQLLCVNLPNDTFLIANMRELCPASVNVEYYQDLNTTLISVLLTIIISLGIIALFYKYKLEVKVWLYNHNILRSCIRECELDKHKIFDAFISYLTRMQTSSTIHYCRNSNSANHHFVHARTNAIGWLALIYLNKSWNRWNSRVGQSLCSRSTSSSRIGRAWSFAQRIMINCKKFIHEIYKNYKVREILIIMDELHKVTLVYNSDLTAELKGFIAPTEYVVHLQLIIKSNRNEIREADIISIHTDKFLQLNLLETLTLRVQGLRNQYLSLQNVTQTYFKNFTALRQLALAGNNMRTLDANIFAALTQLNCLNLSRNEIRELPESLFAYQRQLLVLDLSHNLLEYLPPHLFDDTPWLWQLILGGNQLHDTTNIMETLKPLRYLHRLDVSQNHLQTIWSTETAFNRTLRLLTNFLYRYKGMTLDLADGLKYIIKVQPEIYEGGKINSTVINLSGNRLREFALDWLVAANISCPFEINLEHNRIENIFALQNFFNAAADCAPEIKITANPILCDCKFAWIYSENYLSLFNGAQCVQTSTKLVKDLAQLEHKELCAWEPVMCPTECNCYTQIEFLHISCKGAQHIEQLPRPEQVGLKSSVLDISNNNFIVLPLNTTFGYGNVSQLNASYNKITSININQLPTNLTVLDLRNNRLKSLNDEFLRTYLNDSTKLQFLYLSENPWFCNCSTLQLLYTIRTHRKRIPDANQLLCVNQPNDTLLISNDADFVNHTLLPQLEQCEPPFRVCTHERNWLAGAYIPEQIIESVEQSRRTIIVLSQHFIESDWARMEFRTAHQCSLNEGRARIIMIKYGEISKSELLDRELKAYLDMNTYLDWQDVRFWDKLRYAMPHKLGVERNTDMLKINGRIYVMGQVEKNRLGDEINMNKLKVRNLCVIIAYILSQLIINNKFLLVHTTEVKLTKTSVEPFFTLPPDCYNDEETNCDCSGESDCNCNIDDGLNSIYIDFSLNSLKLLVYCTMATETDINFLLEPKFQPTFRYFDVCNCENFIHGTNMNGKVRAILIKIHEMKKVILVYNTDFAAEPMEYYGPIMNVLHLQLIIKSNRNKIRETDIIIIPNDNLYKQNFLETFTLSVQGLRNQYISLQNLSQTFFKNFTALRQLDLAGNNMRMLEANIFTAQTKLNSLNLSRNEIRELPENLFAYQRRLFILDLSHNSLTYLTPHLFDHTPLLWQLKLGGNQVHDTTKIMENLKPLHYLHRLDLSQNHLQTIWSTETAVNRKPRLLTNFLYSYKGMTLALADGLNYISKLQPENYEGGEINLTVINLSGNRLREFTFDWLVAANISCPFEINLEHNLIENIFALQNFFSATADCVPEIKISGNPIVCDCKFAWIYSENYRSLFNGAQCVQTSTKLVKDLAQLERKELCAWEPVMCPSECNCYTQFEFLHIICKGAQHIEELPRPEQVGLKSSVLDISNNNFIALPLNTTFGYGNVSQLNASYNKITSINISQLPTNLTVLDLRNNRLNSLNDEFLRTYLNDSTKLQLLYLSENPWFCNCSTLQLLYTIRTHRNRLPDADQLLCVNKPNDTLLIESVGELCSTPVTVEYYQDLNTTLIGVGLTIIIFLCIISLFYKYKLEVEVWLYNHNILRCCIRECELDKHKTFDAFISYAHQDADFVNHTLLPRLEQCEPPFRVCTHERNWLAGAYIPEQIIESVEQSRRTIIVVSQHFIESDWARMEFRTAHQCSLNEGRARIIMIKYGEISTSELLDRELKAYLDMNTYLDWQDVRFWDKLRYAMPHKVGVERNSDMLKINGRMYVMGQVEMNRLADDIV is encoded by the exons CCAACTGACATACTTTATAAGCATAATCAACTGGAAACACTTACGCTTAGCGTACAAGGTCTAACAAACCAGTACTTATCGCTGCAAAACTTGACGCaaacattctttaaaaacttcacTGCGCTCAGACAGCTTGACTTAGCcggaaataatataaaaatgttggacGCAAATATCTTCGCAGCACTAACAAAATTGAATTGTCTGAATTTGAGCCGTAATGAAATCCGTGAATTGCCCGAAAGTCTGTTTGCAAATCAGCGTGAACTTCTCATACTGGATCTGAGTCACAATTCATTGATATATTTAACGCCACATCTTTTCGATCAAACTCCTTGGCTATGGCAGTTGAAACTTGGTGGCAATCAACTGCACGACACCACAAATATTATGGAAAATCTGAAACCGTTGCATTATCTTCATAGGCTAGACGTAAGCCAAAACCAACTGCAAACTATTTGGAGCACCGAGACTGCCGTCAATAGAACGCCAAGTTTACTGACAAATTTTCTATACAGCTATAAGGGCATGACTTTGGATTTAGCTGACGGACTTAAATATATTATCAAGGTGCAACCAGAAATTTACGAAGGTGGCAAGATTAACTCAACAGTAATCAATTTAAGTGGCAATCGTCTGCGCGAAATCACTTTGGATTGGCTTGTAGCAGCGAGCATTTCATGCCCTTTTGAAATAAACCTAGAGCACAATctgattgaaaacatttttgctttacaaaatttcttcaGTGCAACTGCCGATTGCGCTCCCGAAATCAAAATGACCGGTAATCCGATCGTGTGCGATTGTAAATTTGCTTGGGTTTACAGTGAAAACTATCGTTCGCTGTTCAATGGTTTGCAGTGCATTCAGACGTCAACCAAACTAGTAAAAGATCTGGCGCAGCTGGAACGTAAAGAACTGTGTGCTTGGAAACCAGTAATGTGCCCCAGCGAATGCAATTGTTACACACAATTTGAATTCCTGCACATCAGTTGCAAGGGTGCGCAACATATCGAACAGCTCCCACGTCCCGAGCAAGTTGGGCTCAAGAGCTCGGTACTCGATATTAGCAATAACAATTATATTGTATTGCCGCTAAACACCACTTTCGGCTATGGTAACGTTTCGCAACTCAACGCGTCGTCCAATAAAATCACAAGCATAAATATCAGTCAACTGCCAACCAATTTGACGGTTTTGGATCTACGAAATAATCGCTTAAATTCCTTAAATGATGAATTTTTACGTACATATCTCAATGAGAGTACAAAACTACAATTTCTCTATCTAAGTGAAAATCCTTGGTTTTGCGACTGTTCCACGCTGCAACTGCTGCACACCATACGAACACATCGGACACGCATACCTGATGCCGACCAATTACTCTGTGTTAATCTGCCGAACGATACATTCCTAATTGCAAATATGAGAGAATTGTGCCCAGCTTCTGTTAATGTTGAATATTATCAGGACTTGAATACAACTCTCATTAGTGTATTGTTAACCATTATTATTTCACTTGGCATTATCGCACtcttctataaatataaattagaagtGAAAGTCTGGTTATATAATCACAACATATTGAGATCATGCATTCGCGAATGTGAGCTGGATAAGCATAAAATATTCGATGCCTTTATTTCATAT CTCACCAGGATGCAGACTTCGTCAACCATACATTACTGCCGCAACTCGAACAGTGCGAACCACCATTTCGTGCATGCACGCACGAACGCAATTGGCTGGCTGGCGCTTATATACCTGAACAAATCATGGAATCGGTGGAACAGTCGCGTCGGACAATCATTGTGCTCTCGCAGCACTTCATCGAGTCGGATTGGGCGCGCATGGAGTTTCGCACAGCGCATCA TGATAAATTGCAAGAAATTTATTCACGAAATCTATAAGAATTACAAAGTACGGGAAATTCTAATAATAATGGATGAGTTGCATAAAGTAACACTAGTCTATAACTCCGATCTTACTGCAGAACTAAAAGGATTCATTGCTCCAACCGAGTATGTGGTTCACCTTCAATTGATTATTAAATCAAATCGTAATGAAATCCGAGAAGCAGATATTATAAGCATACACACTGATAAATTTCTTCAGCTGAACCTACTGGAAACACTTACGCTTAGAGTACAAGGTCTAAGAAATCAGTACTTATCGCTGCAAAACGTGACGCAAacatactttaaaaatttcactgCGCTCAGACAGCTTGCCTTAGCCGGGAATAATATGAGAACGTTGGATGCAAATATCTTTGCAGCGCTAACGCAATTGAATTGTCTGAATTTGAGCCGTAATGAAATCCGGGAATTACCCGAAAGTCTGTTTGCATATCAGCGTCAACTTCTCGTACTGGATCTGAGTCACAATTTATTGGAATATTTACCGCCACACCTTTTCGATGACACTCCTTGGCTATGGCAGTTGATACTTGGTGGCAATCAACTGCACGACACCACAAATATTATGGAAACTCTGAAACCACTGCGTTATCTACATAGGCTAGATGTGAGCCAGAATCACCTGCAAACTATTTGGAGCACTGAGACTGCCTTCAATAGAACGCTAAGGCTATTGACAAATTTTCTATACAGATATAAGGGCATGACTTTGGATTTAGCTGACGGTCTTAAATATATTATCAAGGTGCAACCAGAAATTTACGAAGGTGGCAAGATTAACTCAACAGTAATCAATTTAAGTGGCAATCGTCTGCGCGAATTCGCTTTGGATTGGCTTGTAGCAGCGAACATTTCATGCCCTTTTGAAATAAACCTAGAGCACAATCggattgaaaacatttttgctttacaaaatttcttcaatgCAGCTGCCGATTGTGCACCCGAAATCAAAATAACTGCTAATCCGATCCTGTGCGATTGTAAATTTGCTTGGATTTACAGTGAAAACTATCTTTCGCTGTTTAATGGTGCACAGTGCGTTCAGACGTCAACCAAACTAGTAAAAGATCTCGCGCAGTTGGAACATAAAGAACTGTGTGCTTGGGAACCAGTAATGTGTCCCACCGAATGCAATTGTTACACACAAATTGAATTCCTGCACATCAGTTGCAAGGGTGCGCAACATATCGAACAGCTCCCACGTCCCGAGCAAGTTGGGCTCAAGAGTTCGGTACTCGATATTAGCAATAACAATTTCATTGTATTGCCGTTAAACACCACCTTCGGCTATGGTAACGTCTCACAACTCAACGCGTCGTACAATAAAATCACGAGCATAAATATCAATCAACTGCCAACCAATTTGACGGTTTTGGATCTACGAAATAATCGCTTAAAATCTCTAAATGATGAATTTTTACGTACATACCTCAATGATAGCACAAAACTACAATTTCTCTATCTAAGTGAAAATCCTTGGTTTTGCAACTGTTCCACACTGCAACTGCTGTACACCATACGAACCCATCGGAAACGCATACCCGATGCCAACCAGTTACTCTGTGTTAATCAGCCGAACGATACACTCCTAATATCAAAT GATGCAGACTTCGTCAACCATACATTGCTGCCGCAACTCGAACAGTGCGAACCACCATTTCGTGTATGCACGCACGAACGCAATTGGCTGGCTGGCGCTTATATACCTGAACAAATCATCGAATCGGTGGAACAGTCGCGTCGGACGATCATTGTGCTCTCGCAGCACTTCATCGAGTCGGATTGGGCGCGCATGGAGTTTCGCACAGCGCATCAGTGCTCGTTGAACGAGGGTCGTGCGCGCATAATAATGATTAAATATGGAGAAATCTCGAAAAGTGAGTTACTGGATAGAGAACTAAAGGCATATTTGGATATGAATACATATCTGGATTGGCAAGACGTCAGATTTTGGGACAAATTACGTTACGCCATGCCACATAAGCTGGGTGTAGAGAGGAATACCGATATGCTAAAAATTAACGGCAGAATATATGTTATGGGACAAGTTGAGAAGAATCGTTTGGGTGacgaaatt aatatgaacaaaCTAAAAGTACGCAATTTGTGTGTAATAATCGCCTACATACTAAGTCAACTGATcataaacaacaaatttctgTTGGTGCACACTACCGAAGTGAAGTTAACCAAAACTTCTGTTGAACCATTCTTCACTTTACCCCCCGATTGCTATAACGATGAGGAGACTAATTGTGATTGTTCTGGAGAAAGCGATTGTAATTGTAATATTGACGACGGACTCAATTCTATTTACATCGACTTTTCTTTAAACTCGCTGAAACTTTTGGTATATTGTACCATGGCCACAGAAACTGATATCAATTTTCTACTCGAGCCCAAATTTCAGCCAACTTTCCGGTATTTCGATGTGTGTAATTGCGAGAATTTTATACACGGAACCAATATGAATGGCAAAGTGCGGgcaattcttataaaaatacatGAGATGAAAAAAGTAATACTAGTCTACAACACTGACTTTGCTGCAGAACCAATGGAATATTATGGTCCAATCATGAATGTTCTTCACCTTCAATTGATTATTAAATCGAATCGTAATAAAATCCGGGAAACAGATATTATAATCATACCAAATGACAATCTTTATAAGCAGAATTTTCTGGAAACGTTTACGCTTAGCGTACAAGGCCTAAGAAACCAGTACATATCGCTGCAAAACTTGTCGCaaacattctttaaaaacttcacTGCGCTCAGACAGCTTGACTTAGCCGGCAATAATATGAGAATGCTGGAGGCCAACATCTTTACAGCGCAAACAAAATTGAATAGTCTGAACTTGAGCCGTAATGAAATTCGTGAATTGCCCGAAAATCTGTTTGCATATCAGCGGAGACTTTTCATACTGGATCTGAGTCATAATTCATTGACATATCTAACGCCACACCTTTTCGATCACACTCCTTTGCTATGGCAGTTGAAACTTGGTGGCAATCAAGTGCACGACACcacaaaaattatggaaaatctgAAACCGTTGCATTATCTACATAGGCTAGACTTAAGCCAGAATCACCTGCAAACTATTTGGAGCACCGAGACTGCCGTCAATAGAAAGCCAAGGCTACTGACAAATTTTCTATACAGCTATAAAGGCATGACTTTGGCTTTAGCCGACGGTCTTAATTATATTAGCAAGTTGCAACCAGAAAATTACGAAGGTGGCGAGATTAATTTGACAGTAATCAATTTAAGTGGCAACCGTTTGCGCGAATTTACTTTTGATTGGCTTGTAGCAGCGAACATTTCATGCCCTTTTGAAATAAACCTAGAGCACAATctgattgaaaacatttttgctttacaaaatttcttcaGTGCAACTGCTGATTGTGTGCCCGAAATCAAAATATCTGGTAATCCGATCGTGTGTGATTGTAAATTTGCTTGGATTTACAGTGAAAACTATCGTTCGCTTTTCAATGGTGCACAGTGCGTTCAGACGTCAACCAAACTAGTAAAGGATCTCGCGCAGTTGGAACGTAAAGAACTGTGTGCTTGGGAACCAGTAATGTGCCCCAGCGAATGCAATTGTTACACACAATTTGAATTTCTGCACATCATTTGCAAGGGTGCGCAGCATATCGAAGAGCTCCCTCGCCCCGAGCAAGTTGGGCTCAAGAGTTCGGTACTCGATATAAGCAATAACAATTTCATTGCATTGCCGCTAAACACCACCTTCGGCTATGGTAACGTTTCACAACTCAACGCGTCGTACAATAAAATCACGAGCATAAATATCAGTCAACTGCCAACCAATTTGACGGTTTTGGATCTACGAAATAATCgcttaaattctttaaatgatGAATTTTTGCGGACATACCTCAATGACAGCACAAAACTACAGTTGCTCTATCTAAGTGAAAATCCTTGGTTTTGCAATTGTTCCACACTGCAACTGTTGTACACCATACGTACCCATCGAAACCGCTTACCTGATGCCGACCAGTTACTCTGTGTTAATAAGCCGAACGATACACTCCTAATAGAAAGTGTGGGAGAATTGTGTTCAACTCCTGTCACTGTTGAATATTATCAGGACTTGAATACAACTCTGATTGGTGTAGGGTTaaccattattatttttctttgcattatatcacttttctataaatataaattagaagtGGAAGTCTGGTTATATAATCACAACATATTGAGATGTTGCATTCGCGAATGTGAGCTGGATAAGCATAAAACATTCGATGCGTTTATTTCATATGCACACCAGGATGCAGACTTCGTCAACCATACATTGCTGCCGCGACTCGAACAGTGCGAACCACCATTTCGTGTATGCACGCACGAACGCAATTGGCTGGCTGGTGCTTATATACCTGAACAAATCATCGAATCGGTGGAACAGTCGCGTCGCACGATCATTGTGGTCTCACAGCACTTCATCGAGTCGGATTGGGCACGCATGGAGTTTCGCACAGCGCATCAGTGCTCGCTGAACGAAGGTCGCGCGCGCATAATAATGATTAAATATGGAGAAATCTCGACAAGTGAGTTACTGGATAGAGAACTAAAGGCATATTTGGATATGAATACATATCTGGATTGGCAAGACGTAAGATTTTGGGACAAATTACGCTACGCCATGCCACATAAAGTGGGTGTAGAGAGGAATTCCGATATGCTAAAAATTAACGGCAGAATGTATGTTATGGGACAAGTTGAGATGAATCGTTTGGCTGACGACATTGTTTAA